Proteins encoded in a region of the Marinococcus sp. PL1-022 genome:
- the treR gene encoding trehalose operon repressor, giving the protein MSTKRKYLDIYEEIARGIRNEQFQPHALLPSEHELTSMYETSRETIRKALNLLSEHGYIQKIQGKGSVVLETGRFDFPVSGLVSFKELAEQTGSNSKTHVHSLILSPVPPALQHALEVQETEQVWEVKRQRKMDGENIVLDIDYLLERWVPGLTEDICADSIYDYVENKLKLVISFARKEITIEKPTEEDKQLLDLYPDSSIAVVRNYVYLDNAELFQYTESRHRSDKFRFIDFARRHR; this is encoded by the coding sequence AAAAGAAAATATTTAGACATCTATGAAGAAATAGCGCGCGGTATCCGCAATGAGCAGTTTCAGCCTCATGCTCTGCTTCCTTCGGAGCATGAGCTCACTTCTATGTACGAAACGTCACGGGAAACCATCCGCAAAGCGCTGAATCTTCTCTCCGAACACGGATACATTCAAAAAATTCAGGGTAAAGGCTCCGTCGTGCTTGAAACCGGCCGGTTTGATTTTCCCGTTTCCGGGCTCGTCAGCTTCAAAGAGCTCGCGGAGCAGACCGGCAGCAACAGTAAAACCCATGTGCATTCCTTAATCCTCTCTCCTGTGCCCCCAGCCCTTCAGCATGCGCTCGAGGTCCAGGAAACGGAACAGGTCTGGGAAGTAAAACGGCAGCGGAAAATGGACGGCGAAAACATTGTGCTCGACATCGACTACCTGCTTGAGCGCTGGGTGCCCGGTCTCACCGAAGACATTTGTGCTGATTCCATTTATGACTACGTGGAGAATAAACTGAAGCTTGTAATCAGCTTTGCGCGCAAAGAAATTACTATTGAAAAGCCGACGGAAGAAGATAAGCAGCTTCTTGACCTTTACCCGGATTCGAGTATTGCAGTTGTCCGAAACTATGTGTATCTCGATAATGCAGAATTATTTCAATACACTGAGTCCAGACACCGTTCGGATAAGTTTCGTTTCATCGACTTTGCCCGCCGTCACCGTTAA